From Quercus lobata isolate SW786 chromosome 1, ValleyOak3.0 Primary Assembly, whole genome shotgun sequence, one genomic window encodes:
- the LOC115991801 gene encoding uncharacterized protein LOC115991801 gives MSMTQFAMVEELAFLVKDNLPSKHLVLSVEEALVSFIQDDTSSDGVLELEPMNAYNRLLLHRLSEIFGFSHTSVGEGDDRHLVLERCSDTSIPSILVSDILWQYEEPQSPIMSHQLLRRTEALPALKTNIPSFQHSLEERRADYFAARNRIFSVDSGDVNEPDKRKPRNVPMVARRMIAHALGHRINPNNQVATIRDCNKHCGQTDALEASQQTIFSSHQNMNFYGRVKSNDKNSSGLSLSKSNTPQKLNDKISPHVSISQNGSSGNGVDKDYLKKEHLGAAKRMFANALGLQSGKDGFISKGNNVKYANTESS, from the exons GTTGAGGAACTGGCTTTCCTTGTCAAGGACAATCTTCCTTCCAAGCATCTTGTTCTCTCAGTGGAAGAGGCCTTGGTCAGCTTCATTCAGGATGATACCAG TTCTGATGGTGTCCTGGAGTTGGAACCAATGAATGCATATAACCGTCTTCTCTTGCATCGCCTTTCAGAAATATTTGg ATTTTCCCACACATCTGTTGGTGAAGGTGATGATCGGCACTTAGTTTTGGAGAGATGCTCAGATACATCAAT ACCTTCCATCCTTGTTAGTGACATTTTGTGGCAGTATGAAGAGCCTCAATCTCCAATAATGTCACATCAATTGTTGAGGAGAACAGAAGCTTTGCCAG CATTGAAGACAAATATACCCTCATTTCAACATTCACTTGAGGAGAGAAGAGCAGATTATTTTGCTGCTCGTAACCGAATATTTTCAGTGGATTCGGGAGATGTTAATGAACCTGACAAGCGGAAGCCACGAAATGTTCCCATGGTTGCTCGCCGAATGATTGCTCATGCCCTAGGCCACAGAATCAATCCAAACAATCAGGTTGCTACTATTAGGGATTGCAATAAGCATTGTGGGCAAACAGATGCATTGGAAGCATCTCAGCAGACTATTTTCTCATCACaccaaaatatgaatttttatggTAGAGTGAAGAGCAATGATAAAAATTCGAGTGGATTATCATTAAGTAAAAGCAACACGCCCCAAAAGCTAAATGACAAGATTTCCCCGCATGTGAGCATATCTCAGAATGGAAGTAGTGGGAATGGAGTTGATAAAGACTACTTGAAAAAGGAGcatttgggagctgcaaagaGGATGTTTGCTAATGCCCTGGGATTGCAGTCCGGGAAGGATGGTTTTATTTCAAAAGGCAATAACGTAAAGTATGCTAACACAGAGAGCAGTTGA